From Flavobacteriales bacterium, a single genomic window includes:
- a CDS encoding cold shock domain-containing protein, with the protein MSKGTVKFFNGSKGFGFITEDGSDKEYFVHVTGLIDEIDEGDAVEFDLKEGKKGLNAVNVKKV; encoded by the coding sequence ATGAGTAAAGGCACAGTAAAATTCTTCAACGGATCAAAAGGATTCGGATTTATAACTGAAGATGGATCAGACAAAGAATATTTTGTACACGTAACCGGCTTAATTGACGAAATCGATGAAGGCGATGCAGTAGAATTTGACCTTAAAGAAGGTAAAAAAGGTTTAAATGCCGTTAACGTTAAGAAAGTTTAG
- a CDS encoding peptidylprolyl isomerase — translation MSLLVGDNLVVNMHYKLTDNDGNVIDNSEGKEPLAYLHGAKNLIPGLENALVGKAEGEDVKVQIAPVDGYGDVNPDLIQTVTKESFQGVDKIEEGMGFESQGPDGSIQNIVIKKVVGNKILVDGNHPLAGMDLNFDVKIVSIREASDEEKEHGHVHGEGGHHH, via the coding sequence ATGTCATTATTGGTAGGTGATAACTTAGTAGTTAACATGCATTATAAGTTAACAGACAACGATGGAAATGTAATAGATAACTCTGAAGGCAAAGAACCTTTAGCTTATTTACATGGTGCGAAAAACCTTATTCCAGGATTGGAGAATGCTTTAGTAGGAAAAGCAGAAGGAGAAGATGTTAAAGTACAGATTGCACCTGTGGATGGATATGGTGATGTAAATCCAGATTTAATTCAAACCGTTACTAAAGAGTCTTTTCAGGGTGTGGATAAGATCGAAGAAGGAATGGGTTTTGAATCACAAGGTCCTGATGGATCCATTCAAAACATTGTAATCAAGAAAGTAGTAGGTAATAAAATTTTAGTTGATGGTAATCATCCTTTAGCTGGAATGGATTTAAATTTCGACGTGAAGATTGTTTCTATTCGAGAAGCTTCTGATGAGGAAAAAGAACATGGCCATGTTCATGGTGAAGGTGGACATCACCACTAG